The genomic region GGTCGTAGCGGATAATCAAAATGCCAGCTCCGAACAATTAACAGAACTACTTACCAATCAATTACTGAAAATGGTTCAGGAATACCTGGCAGATAGAGGGGTCTCTCCCTCAGATAAAGTGTTCCAATACGTTGAAATCGATATGCCTATTTGTGCAATGGGTATTATCGATTACCTATCGAAACGCTAAATGTTCTACCTATTGCCCAAGAATGTTTCCTCTGATTCGGTGGAATAATATCGAAAAAGGAGGGATTCAGGTGGATGCACAAAGAGCACAAGAAATTATGTCATCACCTTCAATGGCCAATGTAACGTATAACGGAAATCATGTTTATATTGAACATGTCGATCAAGGGGCAGGTAAAGCAACCGTACATCCCATTGATAATCCGGAACACAAACAAAGTGTTTCTGTAGAAGAATTATTGGAGCAATAATCATCCAAAGGATACCAAGAAATCTTGGTATCCTTTTTATTGCGTATAACCAGGTGGAAAACCCGATAAAATAAAACTTATGACCGTTTTGTATATTTTTGATAGGGACTACTCATAGGCATGAATTTCTTTACTAATTATTTTCATTAAAATTATTTTTTAATATTGTTTTGCTCATTATTGAACAAAAGTAATTGTGTTTAACAATTTGGTAATAATGAAGGTAATGTTTACAAGAAGAGACGATAAAATGGACATCTGTAGTAGGAGAGAAATGGAATGAAGGAGTTCGTTGAAAAAAAACATTATATAATCCTGCTAGCGTTAGCTGTCTTAACAGGTTGTGCGATTGTAGGCCAAGCCTATTTATTTGTTTTTATTATAGATAGTGCCTTCTTACAAGGGAGTCATTTTTCTGATTTACTACTGTATTTAGGCTTGCTTTTTGGCGTACTAACAATACGAATATTTTTAAGTTATGTTAGTAAAAGAAAAGGCG from Salirhabdus salicampi harbors:
- a CDS encoding small acid-soluble spore protein H, whose product is MDAQRAQEIMSSPSMANVTYNGNHVYIEHVDQGAGKATVHPIDNPEHKQSVSVEELLEQ